In a genomic window of Acidobacteriota bacterium:
- a CDS encoding TerC family protein, whose protein sequence is MLALDLGVFHRKAHSVSHREALGWTMVWVSLALAFNAWIFFHFGSQHGLEFLTGYVIEYSLSIDNIFVFLLVFRYFAVPSTSQHRVLFWGILGAMVMRAGFILVGAVLIERFSWIIYVFGAFLVYTGYKMLSGGDVEVHPEKNPVVKLFRRFVPITSHYEGSRMTVRQHGKLLATPLLLVLVVIEGTDLVFAVDSIPAIFAVTHDPFIVYTSNICAILGLRSLYFLLEGAMNKFHYLKVGLGIVLSFVGVKMLISGYWHIPILGSLGFIVVTLASSIAASLYRPLPEPATDIPVNPGGTADPMHRKGHHK, encoded by the coding sequence ATGCTGGCTCTCGACCTCGGCGTATTCCATCGCAAGGCGCATTCTGTCAGCCACCGCGAGGCGCTGGGCTGGACGATGGTATGGGTCTCGCTGGCGCTGGCCTTCAATGCCTGGATTTTCTTTCATTTTGGTTCGCAGCACGGTCTGGAGTTCCTGACCGGCTACGTCATTGAATACTCCCTCAGCATTGATAATATTTTTGTCTTCCTGCTGGTTTTTCGATACTTTGCGGTTCCCTCCACTTCGCAGCATCGCGTGTTGTTCTGGGGCATCCTGGGCGCCATGGTCATGCGCGCCGGATTTATTCTGGTCGGCGCCGTGCTGATCGAACGATTCAGTTGGATCATCTATGTCTTCGGCGCATTTCTGGTCTATACCGGCTACAAGATGCTCAGCGGCGGAGACGTCGAGGTGCATCCGGAAAAGAACCCGGTGGTGAAACTCTTCCGCCGCTTCGTGCCCATTACCTCGCACTATGAAGGTTCGCGCATGACCGTGCGGCAGCACGGCAAGCTGCTGGCCACGCCGCTGCTGCTGGTGCTGGTGGTCATCGAGGGCACGGACCTGGTCTTCGCCGTCGATTCCATCCCGGCCATCTTCGCCGTTACCCACGACCCGTTCATTGTCTATACATCCAACATTTGCGCCATCCTTGGCCTGCGTAGCCTTTACTTCCTGCTGGAAGGCGCGATGAACAAATTCCACTACCTCAAAGTGGGCCTGGGGATCGTGCTGAGTTTTGTCGGCGTGAAGATGCTCATCAGCGGATACTGGCATATTCCGATTCTCGGTTCGCTGGGCTTCATCGTGGTAACCCTGGCGTCGTCGATTGCAGCGTCGCTATACAGGCCGCTTCCGGAGCCTGCCACGGATATTCCCGTGAATCCCGGCGGCACCGCCGACCCCATGCACCGCAAGGGGCATCACAAGTAG